In Halobacterium noricense, the genomic stretch GCACCGCTCTCCACGCCGATCCCGGCTCTGTCGAGGAGGTCCAGCGTCGGATCGTGGATACGGCCCTTGTTGGGCACGGCAATTCGCATGTGGTCTGCGTAGGTGTGGCACGGGGAACTAGGTTTTCCTTGTGGCAGTGCGAGAATCGCGTTCGATTCTGCGTCGAGGGACGGCGATACGTACTACGACACCCCGAAAGCCCCGGCGGGCTACGGTCGCGCGGCTCGCGGTGCTCGCGTGCTTGCTTCGCCGTGCTTCCCGTAGCCCGCCGCCCCTTTCAGTCCGCCCACTTACCGGCTGACCAACTGGCTACGGGTGGACTGAAAGGGGCGGGCCGGTCGGCTGCTCCCGGACGAAGTAAGCACCGCAGGCCGGCGGCCGAGGAGCACAACGAGTCCCGGAGCACCGAGCGGCCCGGGGCTTTCGAGGTGTTCCCGTCGAGATGACGGCGAGCAGCCGAGGCAACAGCGAATCTACGCGGGAAGAGAGAGCGTGTCGACGCGTTCGCCGTATTCGGCGTCGTAGAGGTAGAGTTCCTCGATGTTCCACGTGACGGGGCCGACGCGGCGGCCGTCGACGTTCTCGACGGCGCGGCGGCCGCGGAAGCCGTCTGCGTCGCGGGCGAGCGTGACGTGGGGGTCGTAGTCGTCACCGCCCTCCATCACGGGCACGGGGTCGAAGACCTCACAGAGGCGCTGGTGGAGGCCGTGGAGGCCGGGGCTCTCGACAGCGAGGTAGACGACGGGACTGGAGCCGTTCGGCGGATTCTCGAACGTGTCGACTTCGGCGACGCGGGCTTCGACGACGGGCGCGCCGGCGAGGGCGTCCTGAGCGGTCTGCCACGCCGTGCGGAGTTGTTTGCGGTCGGCGGCGGGGACGCGTTTGACGAGCAGCGTCTGCTCGCGGCGCTCGCGGACGCGAGCGAACTCCGACAGCGCCGGGCGGAGGTCCGCGGCGACCGCCTTGACCGCGTCCGGCACTGGAGCGTTCACGCTGTACACACGCTCTCGTGGGGGCTGGAGCGGGAAAGCGCTGACGTTACGCTAGATTCGGTCGAGCAGCCACAGCACGAGGAGGACGAGGACGATAGTGCCGACGAGCGGCGGCGCGAGGCCGAGGAGGCCGCTGAGCACGCCGAGAATCCCCTCGAGGATTTCGAGGGCGAGCCAAACGACGACGAGCACCAGCACGATTTTCAGCAGGTCTTCGACGTCGAGTTTGCCGCGGGCCATGGGCACACGTGGGTCGTTCGGGGAGCACGCAGATAAGGATTCAGGAAGTCGTGTGGCGTGTTACCATTAATGGCAAGACCACGGGATGGGAGCAACGTTTAAGCACTCGGGACTGTTCGAGACTGGTAATGACGCAGTCGTCGGCTCACGCCCGCTGCTCGCCCTCGGTGAGCCGCGGGGCCGTCGGCTGTCCGGCGTCCTCCCGTCGCGTGCCGCGACGACCGGGGTCCTTCTGACCCCACTACAGCTACATCCCTCGTTTTCGGTCTCGCACCACTTCCCGACTACCGCGGCACACAACACACACGGAACACAGAATGACAGGAGGAACGGTCGCGCTCGCCTTCTCCGGCGGGCTCGACACGACGGTTTGCGTACCGCTGCTGAAAGAAGAGTACGGCTACGACGACGTCATCGGCGTGACAGTCGACGTCGGCCAGCCCGAGTCAGAGTTCGCCGAAGCCCACGAGACGGCCGACGCGCTCGGCGTCGACCACTACGTCGTGGACGCGAAAGCCGAGTTCGCCGACCTCTGCTTCGAGGCGGTGCAGGCGAACGCCAGCTACCAGGGCTACCCGCTCGGCACGGCGCTCGCGCGCCCGGTCATCGCCGAGGCGATTCTCGGCGTCGCCGAGGAACAAGGCTGCACGGCGCTCGCACACGGCTGCACCGGGAAGGGCAACGACCAACTGCGCTTCGAGGCCGTCTGGCGCGCCAGCGACCTCGACGTCATCGCCCCCGTCCGCGAACTCGGCCTCACGCGCGAGTGGGAAATCGACTACGCCGACGAGAAAGGCCTGCCAGTCGAGGCAGGCAACGAGGGCGAGTGGAGCATCGACACGAACCTCTGGAGCCGCTCCGTGGAGGGCGGCCAGCTCGAAGACCCCGGCTACGAGCCGCCGGCGGACATCTACAACTGGACGGACGCCCCCAGCGACGAGACCGAAACCATCGACATCGAGTTCGAGCAGGGCGTCCCGGTTGCCGTCGACGGCGACGAGATGGAGCCGGTCCCGCTCATCGAGCACCTCAACGACCTCGCCGGGAGCTACGGCGTCGGCCGCACGGACATGATGGAGGACCGCATGCTCGGCCTGAAGGTCCGCGAGAACTACGAGCACCCGGCGGCGACGACGCTGCTGACGGCCCACGAGGCGCTCGAACAGCTCGTCCTGACGAAAGACGAGCGCGACTTCAGCCAGCAGGTCAGCCAGCAGTGGTCCCAGAAGGCCTACGAGGGCCTCGTCGACCACCCGCTGATGGACGCGCTCAACGGCTTCTTCGAGGGCACCCAGCAGAAGGTCACGGGCACGGTCACCATCAAATTCGAGGGCGGGCAGGCCCGTCCGGTCGCCCGCGAGAGCGAGTACGCGGTGTACTCCGCGGACGCCGCGAGCTTCGACACCGAGACCGTCAACGGCATCGAGCAGGGCGACGCGACCGGCGTCGCGAAGTACCACGGCTTCCAGTCCCGCCTCGCGAACGCGAGCAAGCCCGAACTCAAGCCCGACGGCGGCGACGAGGCGCAGAACGCCTCGGGAAGTACGAGCAACGACGGAGCGATCGACGAATGAGCGGGGAGAACGACGGCACGGTGGTGCGCCGCGACCGCTTCAGCGGCGGCCCCGCGCGGTCGTTCCTCTCCTCGATGGACGCCGACCACCGCATCTTCGCGGCGGACCTCGCGGTCGACCGCGCGCACGTCGTGATGCTCGCCGAACAGGGCGTCGTCGACGACGACGAGGCGGCGACGATTCTTTCCGCGCTCGACAGCGTCGAGGACGCCGGCTTCGACGCGCTCCCCGACGGCGAGGACGTCCACGAAGCAATCGAGACCGCGGTCGTCGAACGCGTCGGCCCGGTCGGCGGGAAGATGCACACGGCGCGCTCGCGCAACGACGAGGTCGCCACCTGCATCCGGTGTCGCCTCCGCGAGGACGTGCTGGACGCGCTGAACGTCGTCCTGACGCTCCGCACGGCGCTGGCGGACGTCGCCGAGGCCGAAGCGGAGACCGTGATGCCGGGGTACACGCACCTCCAGCCCGCGCAGCCGACGACGGTCGCGCACTGGGCGCTCTCCTACGAGGAGACGCTCGCGCGCGACACCGGCCGGCTGCTGGACGCGTTCGACCGCACGAACCAGTCGCCACTTGGCGCGGCGGCGTTCGCGGGCACCACGTTCGACGTGGACCGCGAGCGCACCGCCGACCTCCTCGGGTTCGACGGCATCGTGACGAACTCGATGGACGCGTCGGCGAGCCGCGACTTCCTCCTCGAAACGGTGGCGGCGCTGTCCTCGGTCGCGGTGACGTGCTCGGGGCTCGCGGAGGATATTGTCCTGTTCGCCAACCGCGGGTTCGTGGAGTTGAGCGACGACTACTCCTCGACGTCCTCGATTATGCCCCAGAAGAAGAACCCGGACACGCTGGAACTCGTGCGCGCGACCGCGGGCGACGCGGTGGGCGCGTACACGAGTCTCGCGACGACGCTGAAGGGGCTGCCGCGGGCGTACAACCGCGACCTCCAGCGCGCCACGCCGCACGCGTGGGAGGTCGTCGACGACGTGACGGACGCCGTGGAGGTGGCCGCGGGCGCAGTCGCAACGGCCGAGTGGCCCGCCGAGGAACTCGAGGCCGCAGCAGGCGAGCGGTTCTCGACGGCGACCGGCGTGGCGGACGCGCTCGCGGCGGCGGGGATGCCGTTCCGCACCGCCCACGAAATCGTCGCGCTCGCGGCCGAACACGGCGAGGCGGCGGACGCGACGAACTCGGTTCCGGAGAGCCACGCCAGCGACGGCGTCAGCGGCATCGCCGGCGAGCACAGCGCGGATCTCGTCGCGGTGGACGCGGCGGCCCGCGAAGTGACCGGGAAGCCGCTGTCGGAACTCGCGGACCCGGAGGTCGTGGCCGCGGCGCTGGACCCCGTGACGAACGTCGCACAGCGCGACTCCACGGGCGGTCCCGCGCCCGAGGCCGTCCGGGACGCGCTCGACGACGTGCGGGTCGCGCTCGCAGCGGACGAGGCAGCGGTCGCGGACCACGAGGAAGCGCTGGCCGCGGCGGCCGACGACCTCGCCGCGGAGGTGGCGACGTATGAGTGAGGCGGCCGCTGCCACAGCCGGCGACGAGCAGCCGGCGAGCACGCCAGCCGGCCTGCGACGAGAGCGACCGCCCCTCCGTGGGCAAATAGACAACATACTTACTACGTATCTGGTTCCGATTGCTCGCTCGGTTCGCGCGCTTTCGCGCCGTTAGCTGCTTCTCCAGCTAGTAAAAGAAGTTTGACAAGTCCGATTAGCTTAAGTGCTATCAGTGAGAACGTGGGAGTGCTATGAGCACATGTCCCGAATGCGGGTCCGACGTGGCCCTGCACGACGACCTCGAAGTCGGCGAAATCGTCGACTGCGACACCTGTGGCACCGAACTGGAAGTCGTCGACACCGCCCCGCCGGTCCTCGATCGAGCGCCCGAGCTCTCCGAGGATTGGGGGGAGTAAGTTGCGCGTCGGCATCCTGTACTCCCGGATTCGGAAGGACGAGAAACTGCTGCTCGCCGAGCTGCGCGAGCGCGGCCACGCCGTCGAGAAAATCGACGTCCGCAAGCACGGGTTCGGCCTCGACGGCACCGACGCCGCCCTCGCGGACTGCGACCTCGTGGTGGACCGCTGCCTGGCGACCAGCCGCAGCAAGTACGCCACGGAGTTCTGCGAGCACTACGACGTCCCCGTCGTGAACAGCCCCGACACCGCGGCCGTCTGCGCGGACAAAGTGCGGACGAGCCTCGCGCTCGACGACGCGGGACTCCCCACGCCCGACACCACGGTCGCGTTCACCACCGAGAGCGCGCTGGAGGCCGTCGAGTCGTACGGCTACCCCTGCGTGCTGAAGCCCGTCGTGGGCTCGTGGGGGCGCTTGATGGCGAAGCTGGACTCGCGGAACGCCGCGGAGGCGGTCCTCGAACACAAGGCGACGCTGGGGCACTACGAGCACAAGGTGTTCTACATCCAGGACTTCGTCGAGAAGCCGGGGCGCGACATCCGCGTGCTGGCGACCGACGGCGAGCCCGTCGCCGCGATGACGCGCTCGGGCGACCACTGGCTGACCAACGCCGCGAAGGGCGCGGAGACGAACTCCTTCGAGGTCGACGAGGAGGTCGCCGACCTCGTCGAGACCGCCAGCGACGCGGTCGGCGGCGGCCTGCTGGGTGTGGACCTGATGGAGACCGGCGACGGCTACACCGTGCACGAAGTCAACCACACCGTGGAGTTCAAGGCGCTGAACGATGCCAGCGATGTCGACGTCCCGGCTGCGGTCGTCGACTGGCTGGAGGACCGCGCGGCCGCGGAAGTGGAGGTGACGCCCTGATGGCGGCCACCGGCGGCACGACCGCGACGGTCGTCGGCGGGAGCGGGTTCGCGGGCGGCGAACTCCTCCGCCTGCTCGCCGGCCACCCCGGCTTCGAGGTGGCGCAGGCGACCAGCCGCGAGTACACGAACAAGACTGTCGGGAGCGTCCACCCGAACCTCCGCGACCTCGACCTGCGCTTCACGCCGCCGACGGACCTCGAATCCGTCGACGTGCTGTTCGCGGCAGCACCGCACGGCGTCGCGATGGACCACCTCGACGAGTGGCAGGCCGCCGCGGACACCGTGGTCGACCTGAGCGCGGACTTCCGCCTCGAAACCGAAGCGCAGTACAGCGAGTGGTACGACGGCCACAGTGCGCCCGAACACCTCGACGACGCGGTGTACGCGCTCCCCGAATTGAGTCGGGGCGACCTGCCGGGCGCGAACCTGATTGCGGGCGGCGGTTGCAACGCCACCGCGACGATTCTCGGCCTGCTCCCCCTGCAGGAGGCCGGCCTCCTCGACGACGCGCACGTCGTCGTGGACGTGAAAGTCGGCTCCTCGGAGGGTGGCGCGGGCGGCGGCCCCGCCTCCTCGCACCCCGAGCGCTCGGGCGTCGTGCGCCCGTACGCGCCCACGAGCCACCGCCACGAGGCCGAAATCGAGCAGGAACTCGGGCTCTCGGTCTCCTTTACCGCGCACGCCGTGGACATGGTCCGCGGCGCGAGCGCGACCTGCCACGTGTTCCCCGCGAACGGAGTGAGCGGGGGCTCGGAAGACTCGTCTTCCGGTGTCTCCACGGGCGACCTCTGGAGCGCGTACCGTGGGACGTACGAGCACGAACCGTTCGTGGACGTCGTCGCGGGCGGCAGCGGCGTCTACCGCTACCCCGAGCCGAAGGCCGTCGCCGGCACGAACGGCGCGGAGGTCGGCTTCGAACTGGACGAGGACAACGACCGCATCGTGGCGTTCTCGGCCATCGACAACATGATGAAAGGCTCCGCCGGGCAGGCCGTCCACGCGGCGAACGTCGCGCTCGGCTTCGAGGAGGCCGCGGGCCTCGACCAACTCGGGTTGCACCCGGTGGGGAGTCCATGACGGTAGTAGTGAAAATCGGCGGCGCGCGCGCCGTCGACCCGGCGGGCGCGGTGACCGACGTCGCACACCTCACGGTGAACGACGAGGACGTCGTGGTCGTCCACGGCGGGTCGACGGCGGTCGACGACGCGCTCGACCAGATGGGCAAGGAGCCCGAGTACGTGGAGTCGCCGTCGGGCGTCACCGGCCGGTTCACGGACGAGGAGACGATGGACGTCTTCGAGATGGCGATGGGGAAGGTCAACACCGACCTCGTCGCGGCGTTCGAGAACGCGGGCGTGCCCGCGGTCGGCCTCAACGGCGTCGACGGGAAACTGCTGACGGGGCCGCGGAAGTCCGCGGTGCGCGTCGTCGAGGACGGCAAGCAAAAAATTCGCCGCGGCGAGCACTCCGGCACCATCGAGGAAGTCAACACTGACTTGCTGGAGACTCAGTTGAACGCGGGCTACGTGCCCGTGGTGTCGGTGCCGATGTTCGCGAAGGAGAGCGACGACGAGGAGGAGTGGACGCCCGTGAACGCGGACGCGGACCGCGCGGCAGCGGCCGTCGCGGGCGCGCTCGACGCGACGCTGGTCGTGCTGACCGACGTCGAGGGCGTCTACGCCGACCGCGACGACCCGACTTCGCTCATCGAGGAGGTGTTGACTCCCGCGGACCTCGACGGCGCGAAAGCGGCCGCGGAGGGGTTCATGACGAAGAAGGTGCTGGCGGCGACCGAAGCGCTGGAGGGCGGCGCGGAGGCGGTCGTGGTGTCGGACGCGAACCGCCGCGACCCCATCGTCGCCGCGCTCGAAGGTGCTGGGACGCGCTTCAGCCCGGAGGCCCTCTCATGAGCGGCTTCGTCTTCGGGGAGAAGCCCATCCAAATCGAATCCGGCGAGGGGCCGTACGTCTACGACGACGACGGGAACGAGTACCTCGACATGGGCGCGTCGTACGCGTGCGCGCCGGCCGGCCACTGCCACCCCGACGTGGTCGACGCCGTCGAGTCGCAGGCCAGCGACCTGCTGTTCGTGCAGGGCTCGTACCCCACGGAGACCCGGACCGCGCTCTACGACCGCCTCGGCGACCTCGCGCCCGGCGAGCTGGACAACGTCTGGCTCTGTAACTCCGGGACGGAAGCCAACGAGGCGGCGCTGAAGTTCGCGCGCCACGCGACCGGCCGCGAGAAGGTCGTCGCGGCCAAGCGCGCGTTCCACGGCCGCACGCTCGGCGCGCTGGCGGCGACGTGGAAGCAGCAGTACCGCGAGGGGTTCGCGGTCCCCGAGAACGTGGAGTTCGTCGACTACGGGGACAGTGACGCGCTCGCCGAGGCCGTCGACGACGAGACGGCGGCTGTCATTCTCGAGCCGATTCAGGGCGAGGGTGGCGTCCACTCCGCGCCCGAGGGCTACCTGCAGGCCGCGCGCGACGCCTGCGACGAGACGGGTGCGGCGCTCGTCTTCGACGAGATTCAGACCGGGCTCGGGCGCACGGGCTCGCTGTGGGCGTGCGAGCAGGCCGGCGTCGTGCCGGACGCGCTCACCGTCGCGAAGGGGCTGGGCAGCGGCCTCCCCATCGGCGCGACGCTGGTCGCGGACTGGCTCGCGGAGGACAGCGGCAACCACGGCTCGACGTTCTCCGGCGGCCCCGTGCCGTGCGCGGCGGCGCTCGCGACGATCGACGTTCTGGAGGACGACGACCTCGCGGCGAACGCGGCGAGCGTCGGCGACTACCTCCGAGAGCAACTCGCGGAGCTGCCGGTACGTGACGTGCGCGGCGACGGCCTGCTGATTGGCGTCGAGGTGAAACGGGGGGCGAATCGGGCGCTTCGCGCGCTCGCGATGAACCACGGGATTCTCGCGCTCCCCGCGGGTCGCACCGTGGTACGCCTCTTACCGCCGTTAACTGTCACCGAGTCCCACGCCGATCGCGTGGTCGACGCGCTCGCCGAGGAGCTATGACCCCACGGGACCTCCTCCGCGACCTCGTCTCGACCCCCTCTGTTTCGGGTGCGGAATCCGAGGCTGCGGGGGTACTCGTCGACTACTTCGAGCGCCACGGCCGCGAGGCGTGGACCGACGACGCCGGCAACGTCCGCGCGCCCGGCGACGACAGCGTGCTCCTCACGAGCCACATCGACACCGTTCCCGGCTACATCGACGTGCGCGTCGAGGACGGGGAGACGTCGAAGACGTCTCAGGCAGACGGCGAACTCTGGGGCCGGGGCAGCGTGGACGCGACCGGGCCGCTGGCCGCGATGGCCGCGGCGAGCGTCGAGACCGGCGCGTCGTTCGCGGGCGTCGTCGAGGAGGAGACGACCTCGGCGGGCGCGCGTCACCTCGTCGAGGACCGCGCGGAGCCCGACGCCGTCGTGAACGGCGAACCGTCGGGCTGGGACGCGTTGACGCTGGGCTATCGCGGGCTCGTCGCGGGCACCTACGAGGTCGCCACCGAGAGCGGTCACTCCTCGCGCCCCGAGCCCAACGCTGTCCAGATTGCGACCGCGTGGACCGAGCGCGTGCGCGCGGCGTTCCCCGACGACGACACCGTCTTCGAGTCGGTGACCGTCAAGCCCGTCTCCTTCGACGGCGGCCTCGCCGAGGACGGCACCGCCGTCGAGGCGACCGTGGAGATGCAGTTCCGGCTGCCGCCCGGCACCACCGCCGACGACGTCTACGAGACGGTCGCGGACTGCACGGAGGCTGGCTCGGTGACGTGGACGGAGTCGATTCCGCCTGTCATGGCGAGCCCGCGGACGCCCGTCTCGGGCGCGCTCCGCGCGGGCATCCGCGAGGCGGGCGGCGACCCCACGCACCTCCGGAAGACCGGCACGAGCGACGCGAATATCTACGCCGGCGCGTGGGACTGCCCCGTCGCCACCTACGGCCCCGGGGACTCCAATTTGGACCACGCGCCCGACGAACGCATCGACCTCGCCGCCTTCGACCGCGGCGTCGACGTACTCACCACCGCAGCAGACAGGCTATGCACTTCCTGACAATCGACGACCTCACGACCGACGAACTGGCCGGCGTCGTAGACGACGCGGCCGCGTTGAAGCGCGCGCAAGCCGACGGCATGCCCCACGAGGCCCTCCCCGGGCGCTCGCTGGCGATGCTGTTCGAGAAGCCGTCGACGCGAACCCGCGTGAGCTTCGAGGTCGGAATGACCCAGCTCGGCGGCCACGGCGTCTTCCTCGGCGACGACGACATCCAACTGGGCCGCGGCGAACCCGTCGCGGACACCGCCCGCGCGCTCGGCCGGTACGTCGACGCGGTGATGGCGCGCGTCTTCGACCACGACGACCTCGAGGAGATTGCCGCGCACGCCGACGCGCCGGTCGTGAACGGCCTCACCGACGACGCCCACCCGTGTCAGGCGCTCGCGGACCTCCTGACGCTCCGCGAAGTCGTCGGCGACTCCGGGACGGTGGCGTGGGTCGGCGACGGCAACAACGTCGCGGCGTCGTTCACCGTCGGCGCGGCGATGATGGGCTACGACGTGCAGGTGGCGACGCCCGAGGGCTACGGCCTCGACGACTCCGTCATCGCGCGCGCCGAGGAGCACGGCGACGTGACCGTGACCACGGACCCCGAGGCTGCCACCGCGGCCGCCGAAGTCGTCTACACGGACGTCTGGGTGAGCATGGGCCAAGAGAGCGAGCGCGAACAGCGCCTCGACGCCTTCGAGGGGTTCCAGGTCGACGACGACCTGCTCGGGGACGCCGCGTTCATGCACTGCCTGCCCGCGAACCGCGGCGAGGAAGTCACCGCCGACGTCATCGACGGCCCGCAGTCCGTCGTCTGGCAGCAGGCCGAGAACCGCCTGCACGCCCAGAAGGCGCTGCTCGTCGAACTCGTGGACTGAACACCCACCGCCAGCTTTTCCGTCGCCGCCCGCGAGCGTGAGCGTGATGACCGACAGCGCCCTCCAGAAACACGTCGACGTCGCGCTCGTCCTCCTCGCCGCCAACTTCCTGTTGTTGTTCGCGCTCGCGCTCGAATTCGTTCCCGGCGCCGCACTCGGCGTCGCCGTCCTCGCCGGGCTCGTCGGCTACGGGGTACTCCGGTCGGACTGAGCGCTGGCAAAAGCCGCAACACCCGCCCCGTATTTGTGTCTCCGTCACCGAGACGTGACCATGACTGACCTCTCGCTGGGCGGCCCGACGCCCGACGTCGCCGACGACGGCGTCTGGCTGGCGTGCGTCGAGTGCGGCGACACCATCGCGCCGTTCGACGACGTGGTGTACGAGTGCCCGGACTGCGGTGGCCTGCTGGAAGCCCAGTACGACGACTACCCGGCGTTCGACGAGTTCTCCGGCGACGGCGTCTGGCGGTACTCCGCGGCGCTCCCCTTCGACGAGGGCGTCTCGATCCGCGAGGGGAACACGCCGCTGTACGACGTCCCCGCAATCGAGGCCGAAGCGGACGTCGCGGACCTCCGCGTGAAACACGAGGGCGCGAACCCGACTGGCAGTTTCAAGGACCGCGGGATGACCGTCGGCGTGAAGGTCGCCGACCGGCTCGGCGTCGACCGACTCGCGTGCGCGTCCACGGGGAACACGTCCGCGGCGCTGGCGGCGTACGGCGCTCGCGCGAACACGCCCGTGCTCGTCCTCCTTCCCGCCGGCAAGGTCGCCGCGGGGAAGGTCGCGCAGGCGGCGCTGCACGGTGCGCGCATCTGCGAGGTGGACGGCAACTTCGACGACTGCCTCGACGTCGTCGCGGAGCTTGCGGACCGCGGGGAGGCGTACCTCCTGAACAGCCTCAACCCGTTCCGCCTGGAGGGCCAGAAGACCATCGGCCTCGAAATCCTAGAGCAGTCCCGGGACGCCCACGGGCACTTCCCGGACCGCATCGTGCTGCCGGTCGGGAACGCGGGGAACACGGCGGCGCTGTACAAGTGCTTCCGCGAACTCGTCGAAGCGGGCGAACTCGAGGAGTCCGAGATGCCGAAGCTCACGGGCGTGCAGGCCGAGGGCGCGGCCCCGATGGTCGAGGCCGTCGAGAAGGGCCGCGACTACGTCGAGCGCTGGAACGACGTGGAGACGCGGGCGACCGCCATCCGCATCGGCAACCCCGTGAACGCGCCGAAGGCGCTGCCCGGCATCTACGACACGGGTGGGACGGCCGTCGCCGTCTCCGACGAGAAGATTACCGAGGCCCAGCGCATGCTCGCGGAGGACGGCGTCGGCGTGGAGCCGGCGTCCGCCGCGAGCGTCGCCGGCCTCCTGAAACTCCGCGAGCGCGGCGACATCGACGCCGACGAGCGCGTCGTCTGCCTCACCACGGGCCACCTCCTGAAGGACCCCGAGGCGGCCGCCGAAGCCGGCGGCGACACGACGCCCGTCCCCGCGGACGCGGACGGCGTGCTGGACGCGCTGTAACTGTTCTCAGTCGGTCCCTTCGCTGGCGAGCGCTTCCTGTTCGAGCCGGCGGTCGCGGTCGGTTTCGACGGTCAGTTCGGGCACTGTCGTGGGTTTCATCGCCTCGTCGACGGCGAC encodes the following:
- the thrC gene encoding threonine synthase produces the protein MTDLSLGGPTPDVADDGVWLACVECGDTIAPFDDVVYECPDCGGLLEAQYDDYPAFDEFSGDGVWRYSAALPFDEGVSIREGNTPLYDVPAIEAEADVADLRVKHEGANPTGSFKDRGMTVGVKVADRLGVDRLACASTGNTSAALAAYGARANTPVLVLLPAGKVAAGKVAQAALHGARICEVDGNFDDCLDVVAELADRGEAYLLNSLNPFRLEGQKTIGLEILEQSRDAHGHFPDRIVLPVGNAGNTAALYKCFRELVEAGELEESEMPKLTGVQAEGAAPMVEAVEKGRDYVERWNDVETRATAIRIGNPVNAPKALPGIYDTGGTAVAVSDEKITEAQRMLAEDGVGVEPASAASVAGLLKLRERGDIDADERVVCLTTGHLLKDPEAAAEAGGDTTPVPADADGVLDAL